The stretch of DNA TATCTTTATCAATTGCATCGGCAATATTTTTTGCTGATTGTAAGGATACTTCATGCTCCGCGGATTTTCCGCCGAAGATGATGCCTACTTTTGTTTTACCCACCTGTAACCATTCCTTTCTGACGTGAAACCATTACTTTCATTTTATCACAAACGAATGCGGCTGCCCCCATGTCCATAAGAAAAAATCGTGTTTCACAGGCAATGCATTCGGTAACTATATAAATTAACAACAAAGGCAGGATGATGGATATGGGCTATTTCGGTCATTTTTGGGAAATGAAGATTATCCATCCTGCAAGAAAGCACATCCTAAGCAATACGGATAGCCATGACATAAAGATTCTAGTATGCTTTTAAAGACTAACTTTTGGAGGCACAGCTAGAATGAAAGGGATCACACATTTATTAATTGGAGCAGGAGCTGGATTCGCCAGCGCAACCGCCTTGGATGCAGAAGGTGCCGTCACCGTCACGATGACCTGTACAGCAGCAGTCGCAAGCTTGGTACCCGATTTGGATACAGGGGGCATCCTCTCCAACCGCATCACTTTTTCACACAAAGCTATCCGCAATATTACAATTTTCATCGGATTATTGCTCATCCTGTATAGTATGTGGAATTTATTTGGCCAAGATCGTTATATCGGGTTGGCGATCGGAGCAGGAATTATGGTTCTCTCCCGCGTAATCAATAAGAAGTTCATGCTGCTGATCACCGGCATCGCTGTGCTGCTGACAGGGTTGTATGCCGGGCATACATGGGTTGTCATGAGCGGATGCTATATCGGGATCGCATCCTTCCTTGCTCATAGAAGTTACACGCATTCCTTGATCGGGCTGATCTATTTCTACATATTGATGACATTCTTCGAACAAGAGACAGCCCTTTTCGGAACCCAGCTTGCCGGCACAGCCGGCTATGCTAGCCATCTGCTTGCTGACAGCAGGATATTCCCTGTCAATAAGAAAGGAGTCAAATTACTCCTTCCTATAATAAAAAAAGATTTCTAAAGGAGACGATTGCATGAATCCATTGCACACAGCAGAGCTGGCAGAAAAAATCAAAAAGAAAGAAACCGTCCATCTGCTGGATATCCGGCAAACGGCGGATGTACAAGATTGGGCCATTGATGCCGGCAGCGTCAAAAGATACGCCATTCCATTTGCCGACATCAAAGCTGACCCGAATAAAGCCCGCAGACAGCTGCCAGAACAAGAGCCTGTCTATGTGATGTGCTATCGGGGCAAATCAGCCCAGACAGCTGTCTCTCTTTTAGAGTCGGCTGGCATGGATAATGGTGTCCATGTGGTCGGCGGTATGCAAGCATGGGGAGAAACAATCAGTCCAGCGAAGATCGGTGACCTTACGTATGGCGGATCGATTTACCAGTTTATGCGCATCGGGAAAGGCTGCCTATCCTATATGATCGTCTCTGGAGGCGAAGCAGCCGTAGTGGACCCGGCCAGATTCACGGAAGCCTATGTTTCTTTCGCAAAGGAGAATGGATGGGAAATCAAACATGTATTGGATACCCACCTCCACGCAGATCATTTATCCGGCGGACAAAAGCTCGCAGAGGAAACCGGGGCGACCTATTGGTTCCCTGCCAATGATGGAAAAGAAGCAAAGTTCAGCTTTTCCCCGTTACAAGACGGGACCAAAATACCCTTGGGCAAGCCCGAGGAAGGCATTCGCTGTGTTGCCTCACCAGGTCATACAGAGGGAAGCATCAGTTTTGTCGTTGATGACACATACCTGTTATCCGGGGATACGCTCTTTACCGAGTCGATCGGACGCCCGGATCTGGCAGGTCAGGCAGAACAATGGGTACAAGATTTGTACAGCACCTTATATGAAAAATATCCATTATTGTCGCTGGACTTGATCGTCCTGCCTGCCCATTTCTCGGAGCTTTCGGAAATCGGACCAGATGGAACGGTACAAGCACGAATGGAAGATCTATACCGAAAGAACCCTCGTCTGCAGATGAAAGATTCGAGCGAGTTCACTGCTTCCGTTTTAAACAGCATCCCTGCGCGTCAGCCCAATAGCTATCAGCTGATCCGGGAAGCGAATCAAGGAAACACAACCATAGATGAAACAGAGGCAGCAGACATCGAATCCGGTCCTAACCGCTGTGCAGTCACCAACTGACCAAGAAGAGCCAGTCCCCTTGACTGGCTCTTTTCTATGCCTTCGAGAAGATGCCGAGCCTTTCGATTCGCTTTGCAGCCTCCAGCAATCTTTCTTCCGTATCCAATAGACCGGCTCGAACGTATCCTTCACCATGCTTCCCGAAACCATTGCCGGGAGCAACCGCCACATGGGCCTTTTCAAGCAGCAAATCCGCAAATTCCTCCGATGTGAATCCGTTCGGAACAGGCAGCCAAACAAAGAAAGTCCCCTTTGGTTCAGGTACATCCCAGCCGATTGCACGCAAATGGCCGATAAAGGCATCCCTTCTGGCTTCATATGTGTGAATCAGCTCTTCCACACAGGTTTGATCTGACGTCAGGGCATACGCTGCCGCTTCCTGCATGGCTCCGAACAAGCTCACATAAAGATGATCTTGAATCAAATTCAGGCTTTCTATCACGGAAGCATTGCCGACAGCAAAAGCGATGCGCCAGCCTGCCATATTATAGGTTTTGGATAAGGTGTACATCTCGATGCCGACTTCCTTGCTGCCCTCGGATTGCAGGAAGC from Terribacillus sp. FSL K6-0262 encodes:
- a CDS encoding MBL fold metallo-hydrolase, encoding MNPLHTAELAEKIKKKETVHLLDIRQTADVQDWAIDAGSVKRYAIPFADIKADPNKARRQLPEQEPVYVMCYRGKSAQTAVSLLESAGMDNGVHVVGGMQAWGETISPAKIGDLTYGGSIYQFMRIGKGCLSYMIVSGGEAAVVDPARFTEAYVSFAKENGWEIKHVLDTHLHADHLSGGQKLAEETGATYWFPANDGKEAKFSFSPLQDGTKIPLGKPEEGIRCVASPGHTEGSISFVVDDTYLLSGDTLFTESIGRPDLAGQAEQWVQDLYSTLYEKYPLLSLDLIVLPAHFSELSEIGPDGTVQARMEDLYRKNPRLQMKDSSEFTASVLNSIPARQPNSYQLIREANQGNTTIDETEAADIESGPNRCAVTN
- a CDS encoding metal-dependent hydrolase encodes the protein MKGITHLLIGAGAGFASATALDAEGAVTVTMTCTAAVASLVPDLDTGGILSNRITFSHKAIRNITIFIGLLLILYSMWNLFGQDRYIGLAIGAGIMVLSRVINKKFMLLITGIAVLLTGLYAGHTWVVMSGCYIGIASFLAHRSYTHSLIGLIYFYILMTFFEQETALFGTQLAGTAGYASHLLADSRIFPVNKKGVKLLLPIIKKDF